One stretch of Arachis duranensis cultivar V14167 chromosome 1, aradu.V14167.gnm2.J7QH, whole genome shotgun sequence DNA includes these proteins:
- the LOC107488983 gene encoding molybdenum cofactor sulfurase-like isoform X1 yields MNPSSNSKPCFNGCFPSPLSLVSAESSDTPKPRFSNVALSNQEFAESIYSTLHPHTYFTNHETLPTLQDSYSNFIKAFPKFPNTFKIDEIRSQEYHHLTFSNTCFDYTGNGLFSYAQQQRSLLSTTSLAAASSSSSTFATTEPLSFFDVSYKSVTLPSQILYGGHDTELELRMSERIMRFMNVSESEYTLVFTANEVSAFKILANSFQFHPNGELLTVYDHSSEALETMIQVCKNQAVTPLSAEFSWPSLKMNWRKLKKKIIANKIIKNNNGNNNNKGLFVFPLRSRVTGTPHSYVWMSMAQEKGWRVLLDACSMRPKETSSLGLSMFKPDFMICSFYKVFGENPSGFGCLFVKKSSICSLKDSCNDSALGIVSLVPAFKKQNLSFIAAADVDDEENEPKPKDQCSNSNSVPKLDSFNSGKRFGHMIDTFGSECRGLDHADSVGLMLINCRARCLINWLVNALLSLQHPNPENGISMVRIYGPNVSSHRGPAVAFNIFDWKGEKIDPKLVQKLADRNNISLGSAFLRNMKLDKNQEEEQRALESSTSDDYRPGLYKKRDSHGLGLGPGIFVVTSTLGFLTNFEDVYRLWAFISRFLDADFVEKETWRYVALNQKTIDI; encoded by the exons atgaacccatcatcaaattcaaaaccatgCTTCAATGGCTGTTTCCCATCTCCATTATCCCTTGTCTCTGCCGAATCCAGTGACACTCCCAAACCGAGATTCAGCAACGTAGCTTTATCAAACCAAGAATTCGCAGAATCAATTTATTCCACTCTTCACCCTCACACATACTTCACCAACCACGAAACTCTCCCTACTCTTCAAGATTCATACTCCAACTTCATCAAAGCGTTCCCAAAATTTCCCAACACTTTCAAAATCGACGAGATTCGTTCCCAAGAGTACCATCACCTCACTTTCTCTAATACTTGCTTCGATTACACAGGCAACGGTCTCTTCTCCTACGCGCAACAACAAAGATCACTACTCTCCACAACTTCActtgctgctgcttcttcttcttcgtccaCGTTTGCAACCACGGAACCATTATCGTTCTTTGACGTATCGTACAAGTCAGTTACTTTGCCTTCACAGATTCTTTACGGGGGCCACGACACTGAGCTAGAGTTGAGAATGAGCGAAAGGATCATGAGATTCATGAACGTATCAGAATCCGAATACACGCTAGTTTTCACTGCCAATGAGGTCTCTGCTTTCAAAATTTTGGCCAATTCTTTTCAGTTTCATCCAAACGGAGAGCTTCTTACAGTTTATGATCATAGCAGCGAGGCATTGGAAACGATGATACAAGTATGCAAGAATCAAGCCGTGACCCCGCTCTCGGCTGAATTCTCGTGGCCGAGTCTGAAAATGAATTGGCGAAAACTGAAGAAGAAAATCATAGCCAACAAGATAATAAAGAATAACAAtggtaataataacaataaggGTCTGTTCGTTTTCCCTCTCCGTTCGAGGGTTACCGGGACGCCGCATTCCTATGTTTGGATGTCGATGGCGCAAGAGAAAGGGTGGCGCGTGTTGCTTGATGCTTGTTCCATGAGGCCTAAGGAAACAAGCTCGTTAGGGTTGTCCATGTTCAAGCCAGATTTCATGATTTGTTCTTTCTATAAAGTGTTCGGTGAGAATCCATCTGGCTTTGGGTGCTTGTTTGTCAAGAAATCTAGCATCTGTTCGCTGAAAGATTCTTGCAATGATTCAGCTCTAGGAATTGTGAGCCTTGTCCCTGCATTTAAGAAACAAAATTTGTCATTCATTGCTGCTGCTGATGTTGATGATGAAGAAAATGAACCAAAACCAAAAGACCAGTGTTCCAATTCAAATTCAGTTCCGAAATTAGACTCATTCAACTCTGGGAAGAGATTTGGACACATGATTGATACTTTCGGTTCTGAATGCAGAGGATTGGACCATGCAGACTCGGTGGGGCTAATGTTGATTAATTGCAGGGCCAG GTGCCTTATCAATTGGTTGGTTAATGCATTGTTGAGTCTACAACACCCTAATCCTGAAAATGGGATTTCAATGGTTAGGATCTACGGCCCAAACGTAAGTTCACACCGTGGGCCGGCAGTGGCATTCAACATATTTGATTGGAAAGGGGAAAAGATTGATCCTAAACTAGTGCAGAAACTAGCTGATAGAAACAATATCTCATTGGGTTCTGCATTTTTACGTAATATGAAGTTAGACAAGAATCAAGAGGAGGAGCAACGAGCCTTGGAATCTAGCACTTCTGATGATTATAGGCCGGGCCTGTACAAGAAGAGAGATAGTCATGGGCTTGGGCTTGGGCCTGGGATATTCGTGGTGACTTCTACACTTGGTTTCTTGACAAACTTTGAAGATGTTTACAGATTGTGGGCTTTTATTTCAAGGTTTCTTGATGCAGATTTTGTGGAGAAAGAGACATGGAGATATGTAGCTCTTAATCAAAAGACAATTGATATATGA
- the LOC107488983 gene encoding molybdenum cofactor sulfurase-like isoform X2, which translates to MNPSSNSKPCFNGCFPSPLSLVSAESSDTPKPRFSNVALSNQEFAESIYSTLHPHTYFTNHETLPTLQDSYSNFIKAFPKFPNTFKIDEIRSQEYHHLTFSNTCFDYTGNGLFSYAQQQRSLLSTTSLAAASSSSSTFATTEPLSFFDVSYKSVTLPSQILYGGHDTELELRMSERIMRFMNVSESEYTLVFTANEVSAFKILANSFQFHPNGELLTVYDHSSEALETMIQVCKNQAVTPLSAEFSWPSLKMNWRKLKKKIIANKIIKNNNGNNNNKGLFVFPLRSRVTGTPHSYVWMSMAQEKGWRVLLDACSMRPKETSSLGLSMFKPDFMICSFYKVFGENPSGFGCLFVKKSSICSLKDSCNDSALGIVSLVPAFKKQNLSFIAAADVDDEENEPKPKDQCSNSNSVPKLDSFNSGKRFGHMIDTFGSECRGLDHADSVGLMLINCRARIYGPNVSSHRGPAVAFNIFDWKGEKIDPKLVQKLADRNNISLGSAFLRNMKLDKNQEEEQRALESSTSDDYRPGLYKKRDSHGLGLGPGIFVVTSTLGFLTNFEDVYRLWAFISRFLDADFVEKETWRYVALNQKTIDI; encoded by the exons atgaacccatcatcaaattcaaaaccatgCTTCAATGGCTGTTTCCCATCTCCATTATCCCTTGTCTCTGCCGAATCCAGTGACACTCCCAAACCGAGATTCAGCAACGTAGCTTTATCAAACCAAGAATTCGCAGAATCAATTTATTCCACTCTTCACCCTCACACATACTTCACCAACCACGAAACTCTCCCTACTCTTCAAGATTCATACTCCAACTTCATCAAAGCGTTCCCAAAATTTCCCAACACTTTCAAAATCGACGAGATTCGTTCCCAAGAGTACCATCACCTCACTTTCTCTAATACTTGCTTCGATTACACAGGCAACGGTCTCTTCTCCTACGCGCAACAACAAAGATCACTACTCTCCACAACTTCActtgctgctgcttcttcttcttcgtccaCGTTTGCAACCACGGAACCATTATCGTTCTTTGACGTATCGTACAAGTCAGTTACTTTGCCTTCACAGATTCTTTACGGGGGCCACGACACTGAGCTAGAGTTGAGAATGAGCGAAAGGATCATGAGATTCATGAACGTATCAGAATCCGAATACACGCTAGTTTTCACTGCCAATGAGGTCTCTGCTTTCAAAATTTTGGCCAATTCTTTTCAGTTTCATCCAAACGGAGAGCTTCTTACAGTTTATGATCATAGCAGCGAGGCATTGGAAACGATGATACAAGTATGCAAGAATCAAGCCGTGACCCCGCTCTCGGCTGAATTCTCGTGGCCGAGTCTGAAAATGAATTGGCGAAAACTGAAGAAGAAAATCATAGCCAACAAGATAATAAAGAATAACAAtggtaataataacaataaggGTCTGTTCGTTTTCCCTCTCCGTTCGAGGGTTACCGGGACGCCGCATTCCTATGTTTGGATGTCGATGGCGCAAGAGAAAGGGTGGCGCGTGTTGCTTGATGCTTGTTCCATGAGGCCTAAGGAAACAAGCTCGTTAGGGTTGTCCATGTTCAAGCCAGATTTCATGATTTGTTCTTTCTATAAAGTGTTCGGTGAGAATCCATCTGGCTTTGGGTGCTTGTTTGTCAAGAAATCTAGCATCTGTTCGCTGAAAGATTCTTGCAATGATTCAGCTCTAGGAATTGTGAGCCTTGTCCCTGCATTTAAGAAACAAAATTTGTCATTCATTGCTGCTGCTGATGTTGATGATGAAGAAAATGAACCAAAACCAAAAGACCAGTGTTCCAATTCAAATTCAGTTCCGAAATTAGACTCATTCAACTCTGGGAAGAGATTTGGACACATGATTGATACTTTCGGTTCTGAATGCAGAGGATTGGACCATGCAGACTCGGTGGGGCTAATGTTGATTAATTGCAGGGCCAG GATCTACGGCCCAAACGTAAGTTCACACCGTGGGCCGGCAGTGGCATTCAACATATTTGATTGGAAAGGGGAAAAGATTGATCCTAAACTAGTGCAGAAACTAGCTGATAGAAACAATATCTCATTGGGTTCTGCATTTTTACGTAATATGAAGTTAGACAAGAATCAAGAGGAGGAGCAACGAGCCTTGGAATCTAGCACTTCTGATGATTATAGGCCGGGCCTGTACAAGAAGAGAGATAGTCATGGGCTTGGGCTTGGGCCTGGGATATTCGTGGTGACTTCTACACTTGGTTTCTTGACAAACTTTGAAGATGTTTACAGATTGTGGGCTTTTATTTCAAGGTTTCTTGATGCAGATTTTGTGGAGAAAGAGACATGGAGATATGTAGCTCTTAATCAAAAGACAATTGATATATGA